A stretch of Prunus dulcis chromosome 6, ALMONDv2, whole genome shotgun sequence DNA encodes these proteins:
- the LOC117630020 gene encoding tropinone reductase homolog At1g07440-like isoform X2 produces MESRDGKWPLHGMTALVTGGTKGLGHAIVEELAGLGAIVHTCSRNEGQLNDCLSQWKMKGFHQITGSVCDLVSRTQRHELINEVSSQFNGKLNILINNVGTAEVKPTIESTAEDYSFIMSTNLESAYNLSQLAHPLLKASGAGNIVFMSSVAGVVSIGEVGSIYAATKGAINQLAKSLACEWGKDNIRINSVAPWFIRTLTAEPYLSDEKYLKAINSRTPLGRPGEPEEVAALVSFLCLPAASYTTGQTICIDGGLTVNGLLFQGA; encoded by the exons atggagagcagggatgg aaaatggcCTCTTCACGGAATGACTGCTCTTGTCACTGGAGGAACGAAAGGGCTCGG GCATGCTATTGTGGAGGAATTGGCAGGGCTAGGTGCAATTGTGCATACTTGTTCTCGAAATGAAGGCCAGCTCAATGACTGCTTGAGTCAATGGAAGATGAAGGGTTTTCATCAAATCACTGGTTCAGTATGTGATCTGGTGTCAAGAACCCAACGGCATGAGCTAATAAACGAAGTCTCATCACAGTTCAACGGGAAACTTAACATCCTT ATAAATAATGTGGGAACTGCTGAAGTAAAACCAACAATCGAGAGCACAGCTGAAGATTACTCATTTATTATGAGCACCAATCTTGAATCAGCTTACAATTTGTCCCAACTTGCACATCCTCTTTTGAAAGCTTCAGGAGCTGGTAACATTGTTTTTATGTCTTCTGTTGCTGGCGTTGTATCAATTGGGGAGGTTGGAAGTATATATGCTGCCACTAAAG GAGCAATAAATCAATTGGCAAAATCTTTGGCTTGTGAGTGGGGAAAAGATAACATAAGGATCAACAGTGTTGCACCTTGGTTCATCAGAACTCTCACAGCTGAACCT TATCTCAGTgacgaaaaatatttgaaGGCTATTAACTCCCGAACCCCGTTAGGACGGCCGGGAGAGCCGGAAGAGGTGGCAGCCTTGGTGTCATTTCTATGCCTCCCTGCAGCTTCTTACACAACTGGGCAGACTATTTGCATCGACGGAGGTTTGACTGTCAATGGCCTCCTCTTCCAAGGAGCATGA